The Roseimicrobium gellanilyticum genome contains a region encoding:
- a CDS encoding saccharopine dehydrogenase family protein: protein MKKNVLIIGAGAVGAVVAHKCAQNSQVFGSICLSSRNLENCQSVIRSIEARNYRREESFQIFARTVDASDSAQVANLIRETGSHIVINVCTAFVNMSVMDACLETGAAYIDTAVHEDSSVMNAPYPWYANFEWKKREQCAQKGVTAILGAGFDPGVVNAYCAYAARYEFDSITSIDIMDVNDGSHGRFFSTNFDPEINLREIIEDAGCLEDGEWRTFPHHSRTTDYVFPEVGEKKLYLMGHDEVHSLSKHIKGVETVRFWMGFDDHYLRCLEVFEKTGLLNHEQVTTSCGQSVVPLRVLKACLPNPASLAPDYTGKTCIGTLIKGRSKGENKEVFIYNVCSHEETFADVGSQAIAFTAGVPPVAAAMLVAQGDWDVKGMANVEELPPLPFLKLLSRLGLPMVIRKDTKADASAPSELICA from the coding sequence ATGAAAAAGAACGTTCTCATCATTGGAGCCGGCGCCGTGGGCGCGGTCGTCGCACACAAGTGCGCCCAAAACAGCCAGGTGTTCGGCTCGATCTGCCTGAGTTCGCGAAATCTCGAAAATTGCCAGTCGGTGATCCGGTCCATCGAGGCCAGAAACTACCGTCGTGAAGAATCCTTTCAGATCTTTGCCCGCACCGTGGATGCTTCCGATTCCGCGCAAGTCGCGAACCTCATCCGTGAGACTGGCTCCCACATCGTCATCAATGTCTGCACCGCCTTCGTCAATATGTCGGTCATGGATGCCTGCCTTGAGACCGGCGCAGCGTACATCGATACCGCCGTCCACGAGGACTCCTCGGTGATGAATGCGCCCTATCCCTGGTATGCGAACTTCGAGTGGAAGAAGCGTGAGCAGTGCGCCCAAAAAGGCGTAACCGCAATTCTCGGCGCGGGCTTCGACCCCGGTGTCGTCAACGCTTATTGCGCCTATGCCGCGCGCTACGAATTCGACTCCATCACCTCCATCGACATCATGGACGTGAACGACGGAAGTCACGGTCGATTCTTCTCCACCAACTTCGATCCTGAAATCAACCTGCGAGAGATCATTGAGGACGCCGGCTGCCTTGAGGACGGTGAATGGCGCACCTTTCCCCATCACTCCCGCACCACTGACTACGTCTTCCCTGAAGTGGGAGAGAAGAAGCTCTATCTGATGGGGCACGACGAGGTTCACTCCCTCTCGAAGCACATCAAGGGAGTCGAGACTGTGCGCTTCTGGATGGGCTTCGACGATCACTACCTGCGCTGCCTTGAAGTCTTCGAAAAAACCGGGCTGCTAAACCACGAGCAAGTTACTACCTCCTGTGGCCAGAGTGTTGTCCCCCTGCGTGTGCTGAAGGCCTGCCTGCCCAACCCTGCCAGCCTCGCGCCGGACTATACGGGCAAAACTTGTATCGGCACCCTCATCAAGGGTCGCTCCAAGGGAGAGAACAAGGAAGTCTTCATCTACAACGTCTGCAGCCACGAGGAGACTTTTGCCGATGTTGGCTCCCAGGCCATCGCCTTCACTGCAGGTGTACCACCCGTGGCCGCCGCCATGCTCGTGGCCCAGGGCGATTGGGATGTGAAGGGCATGGCCAATGTCGAGGAACTGCCCCCGCTCCCATTCCTGAAATTGCTTTCGCGCCTCGGGCTTCCGATGGTCATCCGCAAGGACACGAAGGCGGACGCGTCTGCACCCAGCGAACTCATCTGCGCCTGA
- a CDS encoding carboxynorspermidine decarboxylase — protein MRLSTPYYLIDEARMLPAMERIRLVQERSGAKCVLALKCFSSWCAFDFMKQYLVGTTSSSLWETRLGHEKFGGETHGYSVAFADDEITEVVRCCDKIIFNSLSQLDRLGHHAAGISVGLRLNPGVGHSGYELSNPVCQYSRLGARAEDLPADIGSRIQGAMIHVNCDNDDFASFSSQIDIIEDRFGKLLPQLDWLSFGGGIAFTEEDYPVDDFCDRLRELSKRHSLQIYLEPGEAAVTNSTTLVVTVLDIVENEVPTLVVDAGVETHLLDVLTYNYTPEVDGVEPLTKDAKDFSGNTGHVYRICGRTCLAGDHFGNYLFPHLVAIGDEVCFSNVGGYSMVKKNFFNGIRMPAIYHRNLSGELRLVQQSTYEDFREALTNTHLV, from the coding sequence ATGCGTCTTTCCACACCTTATTACCTGATCGACGAGGCCCGGATGCTTCCGGCCATGGAACGCATCCGCTTGGTGCAGGAGCGTTCAGGAGCCAAGTGCGTGCTCGCTCTGAAATGCTTCTCAAGCTGGTGCGCCTTCGATTTCATGAAGCAGTATCTCGTTGGTACGACGAGCAGCAGTCTCTGGGAGACGCGGCTGGGGCATGAGAAGTTCGGTGGCGAGACACACGGTTACTCCGTCGCCTTTGCCGATGATGAAATCACCGAGGTCGTACGTTGCTGCGACAAGATCATCTTCAACTCCCTCAGTCAGCTGGATCGCCTCGGCCACCACGCTGCTGGCATCTCTGTGGGCCTGCGCCTCAATCCGGGAGTCGGACATTCCGGCTACGAACTGAGCAATCCTGTCTGCCAGTACTCCCGCCTTGGCGCACGCGCAGAGGATCTGCCGGCAGACATCGGGTCGCGCATCCAGGGTGCGATGATCCACGTCAACTGCGACAACGACGACTTTGCCAGCTTCTCCTCGCAGATCGACATCATCGAGGACCGCTTCGGCAAACTCCTTCCCCAGCTCGACTGGCTCAGCTTCGGGGGCGGCATCGCCTTCACCGAGGAAGACTATCCGGTTGATGACTTCTGCGACCGCCTTCGTGAATTGTCCAAGCGTCATTCACTGCAGATCTATCTGGAACCCGGTGAGGCAGCCGTCACCAATTCCACCACGCTCGTGGTCACAGTTCTCGACATCGTCGAAAATGAAGTTCCTACGCTCGTCGTCGATGCAGGTGTGGAAACGCACCTGCTCGATGTGCTGACTTACAACTACACGCCGGAAGTCGACGGTGTCGAGCCCCTGACCAAGGACGCGAAGGACTTCAGCGGGAACACCGGCCACGTCTATCGAATTTGCGGACGCACCTGCCTCGCGGGCGACCACTTCGGTAACTACCTCTTTCCCCATCTTGTTGCTATCGGCGACGAGGTCTGTTTTTCCAACGTGGGCGGCTACTCAATGGTGAAGAAAAACTTTTTCAATGGCATCCGCATGCCCGCCATCTACCACCGGAACCTCTCCGGCGAACTGCGCCTCGTTCAGCAATCGACTTACGAGGACTTCCGTGAAGCCCTGACAAACACGCACCTCGTCTAG
- a CDS encoding IucA/IucC family protein has translation MHLTAADASLQAFCNCYLREVDEGLWHVPALFAVRFDLAAGAGIRDVVELSLPRCGATLAIFVRYRSLVGRHSIAEVHERLAGSSVWRKLDALTAQLRLIDEIYAKHPGGPQRLELLSRVVESHQVMERYLALRRDRNGMEKPPHEMSFIESEQAVVTGHWLHPTPKSRQGMHAWQHPVYTPELNGRFRLQFFAARHEMVIQESLLDSSAETLAFEMACHGLDEKGRRRLADLAASGYSLLPVHPLQAHWLHHQPHVRDLLAAESESLIALGELGPHFTPTSSVRTVYSEELDWMLKLSIPVKLTNSLRLNLKSELGDSVWISKLLLECRVEDEFPGFFILEDPAYLGLDLPEMEETGFEAIFRTNPFRGSECHQTVHSIAALTEEPLNYAGRSRLADLVWHMAERQGISLAHAAERWFHAYWSVAIAPVLGVYDRHGIALEAHQQNVVIGFTDDGAPEASYYRDIQGIALCESRREPLIELVPELGDLPKVFEPDDIVRNGLGYYLFFNHLYAIVHRFGADSLIEEQDLLRHIEAKLVALRATMDGPGAALIDVLLQSESLPCKANLLTRIEDRDELESECELAVYSSVVNPLARMSGEVEISALELVEAV, from the coding sequence ATGCATCTCACCGCCGCTGACGCCTCGCTCCAGGCTTTCTGCAACTGCTACCTCCGCGAAGTTGATGAAGGACTGTGGCATGTCCCCGCACTTTTCGCTGTCCGCTTCGACCTCGCCGCCGGAGCTGGCATCAGGGATGTCGTCGAGTTGTCGCTTCCGCGCTGCGGCGCGACTCTCGCTATCTTCGTTCGCTACCGTTCCCTTGTGGGACGGCATAGCATCGCTGAAGTCCACGAGCGTCTTGCTGGTTCATCAGTGTGGCGGAAGCTTGATGCACTTACGGCCCAGCTCCGGCTCATCGACGAAATCTACGCGAAGCATCCGGGCGGCCCACAGCGCCTCGAACTACTCTCCCGTGTTGTCGAGAGCCATCAAGTGATGGAGCGTTATCTCGCGCTCCGCCGCGACCGGAATGGTATGGAGAAACCGCCGCACGAGATGTCGTTCATTGAATCCGAACAAGCCGTCGTCACTGGTCACTGGCTCCATCCCACGCCGAAGTCGCGGCAGGGCATGCATGCCTGGCAGCATCCCGTTTACACTCCCGAGCTCAACGGGCGTTTTCGACTGCAATTCTTCGCGGCCCGGCACGAGATGGTCATCCAGGAATCCCTGCTCGACTCATCCGCTGAGACCCTCGCCTTTGAAATGGCGTGCCATGGGCTCGACGAAAAAGGTCGGCGACGTCTCGCCGATCTCGCTGCCTCCGGCTACTCGCTGCTTCCCGTCCATCCATTGCAGGCCCACTGGCTTCACCACCAGCCCCACGTGCGGGACCTGCTCGCAGCTGAGTCGGAGTCGCTGATCGCCCTTGGCGAGCTCGGTCCTCACTTCACTCCGACTTCCTCAGTGCGCACTGTGTACTCTGAGGAGCTCGACTGGATGCTCAAGCTCTCCATTCCAGTGAAACTCACCAACTCTCTCCGGCTCAACCTCAAGAGTGAACTTGGTGATAGCGTCTGGATCAGCAAGCTGCTGCTGGAGTGCCGTGTCGAGGACGAGTTTCCCGGCTTCTTCATTCTTGAGGATCCCGCTTATCTGGGACTGGACCTTCCTGAGATGGAGGAAACGGGTTTCGAGGCTATCTTTCGCACCAATCCCTTCCGTGGTTCCGAGTGCCACCAAACGGTGCACTCCATCGCCGCACTCACCGAGGAACCACTGAATTATGCGGGGCGTTCGAGGCTCGCTGACTTGGTTTGGCACATGGCTGAGCGGCAGGGCATCTCCCTGGCCCATGCTGCGGAGCGTTGGTTCCATGCCTACTGGAGCGTGGCCATCGCCCCTGTCCTCGGTGTTTACGATCGTCATGGCATCGCCCTTGAGGCGCACCAGCAGAATGTCGTTATCGGATTTACTGATGACGGAGCCCCTGAGGCCTCATACTACCGCGACATCCAGGGCATCGCACTATGTGAAAGCAGACGCGAGCCTCTTATCGAACTTGTGCCGGAACTCGGCGACCTTCCCAAAGTCTTCGAGCCCGACGACATCGTCCGCAACGGCCTCGGCTACTATCTCTTCTTTAATCACCTCTACGCCATCGTCCATCGTTTCGGTGCTGATAGCTTGATCGAGGAGCAGGATCTCCTCCGCCACATCGAAGCCAAACTCGTCGCCCTGCGCGCTACCATGGACGGCCCCGGCGCTGCTCTCATCGACGTCCTCCTGCAAAGCGAATCCTTGCCCTGTAAAGCAAACCTCCTCACTCGCATTGAGGACCGCGATGAACTCGAGTCCGAATGCGAGCTCGCCGTTTATTCATCGGTTGTCAACCCGCTGGCACGCATGAGCGGGGAGGTGGAGATATCTGCGCTTGAGCTGGTGGAGGCGGTTTGA
- a CDS encoding AMP-binding protein, giving the protein MIYVDDQAYDRGYFEKRFAQFDAHPVLSRCTGRRLAVCLQDTALWIALCLYVKEEGGTVFPLPIDTPLEGARRRAERSGCEVLIVASDDGELGVEEANSIKARPDIPDGLIQTSSGTTGEPKFIERTWASIDTEIESYVSHFPDANAWTPIVACPVTHSYGLICGVLVALRRGQQPVIVRNFNPKYILRKLRETPTSILYSSPAMIATLAMLVKQEEPLWAVMTSGTVLQKATFESLGKKVRHLYQQYGCSEAGCLSLGTGLLAAIDQGKPLPHVTITAGANTAEPADIIVTLPDGRKVETRDLGYFENGRLYFVSRLDEMINVAGFNVYPGEVEEVILAMPGIRDAVVFKKSRGFGGDQVCLHFVSDEEISADAVRDFCAGRLAAHQIPMNIARVEAIPRLPNGKISRKALAEAPSAPALTF; this is encoded by the coding sequence ATGATCTACGTTGACGACCAAGCTTACGACCGGGGATACTTCGAGAAGCGCTTCGCGCAGTTCGATGCGCATCCCGTGCTTTCCAGATGCACCGGACGCCGCCTCGCAGTGTGCCTACAAGACACCGCCCTGTGGATTGCCCTCTGCCTCTACGTCAAAGAAGAAGGCGGCACAGTTTTTCCCCTGCCCATCGACACGCCGCTGGAAGGCGCGCGCCGCCGTGCTGAACGCAGTGGCTGTGAGGTTCTCATTGTCGCCTCAGATGATGGGGAACTTGGGGTCGAAGAAGCCAATTCGATAAAAGCTCGGCCAGACATCCCCGACGGGCTCATTCAGACGAGTTCCGGAACGACCGGCGAACCCAAATTCATCGAACGGACTTGGGCCAGCATCGATACGGAGATTGAAAGCTATGTGAGCCACTTTCCTGACGCGAATGCGTGGACGCCCATCGTGGCCTGCCCGGTGACACATTCTTACGGACTGATCTGTGGAGTGCTTGTCGCGTTACGGCGGGGGCAACAGCCGGTCATCGTCCGGAACTTCAATCCGAAGTACATCCTCCGGAAGCTACGCGAGACACCGACCTCCATTCTCTACTCGTCTCCGGCCATGATCGCCACGCTGGCCATGCTCGTGAAGCAAGAGGAGCCGCTCTGGGCGGTGATGACCTCGGGGACGGTTCTGCAGAAGGCGACCTTTGAAAGCCTCGGGAAAAAGGTGCGCCATCTCTACCAACAATATGGCTGTTCCGAGGCGGGCTGCCTTTCCCTCGGCACTGGCCTTCTGGCAGCAATTGACCAGGGGAAACCGCTTCCGCATGTCACGATCACTGCGGGAGCCAATACTGCGGAACCCGCCGACATCATCGTCACGCTGCCCGATGGCAGGAAGGTCGAGACACGCGACCTTGGTTATTTCGAGAACGGTCGGCTGTACTTCGTCTCGCGGCTCGATGAGATGATCAACGTCGCGGGATTCAATGTGTATCCCGGCGAAGTCGAGGAGGTCATTCTCGCGATGCCCGGCATCCGGGATGCCGTTGTCTTCAAGAAGAGCCGCGGCTTCGGCGGCGACCAGGTCTGCCTCCACTTCGTCTCGGACGAAGAAATCTCTGCGGATGCCGTGCGCGACTTCTGCGCTGGTCGCCTCGCTGCCCACCAGATTCCCATGAACATCGCTCGCGTGGAAGCCATCCCGCGCCTGCCCAACGGAAAAATCAGCCGCAAGGCACTTGCCGAGGCTCCTTCCGCACCCGCCCTGACCTTCTGA
- a CDS encoding sugar phosphate isomerase/epimerase family protein translates to MNLSLCTISFRHHLISLEQVVKWAAPRGFSGIELWGVHARNLRDRSEHDVGWLRSHGLRVPMVSDYLPVQGERQAMIDKTVDLCTLAHSWGASKLRTFAGNKASHEVSSEERRDWTRRMHELCELAEDHGINLVVETHPATLADTRESTRRLIEEINHPALRINFDVLHLWEAGDDPFEVIREFEPLVAHMHLKNVRSRSLLHEFAPGNVYAPAGSRAGMVSLFEGAFDYRRFLTFVMTETSLWPSLDASLEWFGPNVLGTLERDAELLSLLEEETLGLQTLTTAAL, encoded by the coding sequence ATGAACCTATCCCTCTGCACAATCTCCTTCCGTCATCACCTGATCTCACTCGAACAGGTGGTGAAATGGGCCGCGCCGCGCGGCTTCTCGGGCATCGAACTTTGGGGTGTGCACGCCAGGAATCTGCGCGATCGGTCCGAACACGATGTCGGCTGGCTCCGGTCGCACGGCCTCCGCGTGCCGATGGTGAGCGACTACCTGCCCGTGCAGGGAGAACGCCAGGCCATGATCGACAAGACCGTCGATCTGTGTACGCTTGCCCACAGCTGGGGTGCGTCGAAACTCCGCACCTTCGCAGGCAACAAAGCCAGCCACGAGGTATCCAGTGAAGAGCGCCGTGATTGGACGCGGCGGATGCATGAACTCTGCGAACTCGCCGAGGACCACGGTATCAATCTGGTGGTCGAGACGCATCCCGCCACCCTGGCAGACACGCGGGAATCGACGCGCCGCCTCATCGAGGAAATCAACCACCCAGCACTGCGCATCAACTTCGATGTCCTCCATTTGTGGGAGGCGGGTGATGACCCCTTCGAGGTCATCCGCGAGTTCGAACCGCTCGTTGCCCACATGCATCTGAAGAACGTGAGATCCCGCTCCCTCCTGCATGAGTTCGCCCCGGGCAATGTCTATGCCCCCGCTGGCAGCCGCGCCGGTATGGTCAGCCTTTTTGAAGGTGCCTTCGACTATCGAAGGTTCCTCACCTTTGTGATGACCGAAACCTCCCTCTGGCCATCGCTCGACGCCTCGCTCGAATGGTTTGGCCCCAATGTCCTTGGAACACTCGAGCGGGACGCGGAGCTGCTCTCTCTGCTGGAAGAGGAGACGCTCGGCCTTCAGACCCTGACCACTGCTGCGCTCTAA
- a CDS encoding MATE family efflux transporter: protein MSSEKNRALTGAVLPTFFYYAIPSMVGLIALTTMSLVDGMFVGNFVGSEALASVNLLVPLLTVLYALALMFSIGGSVGAGAHIGAGDARTASSVFSQMLIATVATTTLFALASMVFEPWLFRLLNVPSELVPMVGEYFGILRWALVVQLTTMVLYYFVRADGHPILATVSLLIGSLGNIGLDLLFVWQWKWGLAGAAWSTVIAQLVQAAVLCTYFSSRRRTLHFVWRQSQWSHLFRACYNGVSEFINEISAGVIIWVLNFLLIARLGVDGVAAFSVVSYFIYLSLMLTYGIADALHLLVSQNYGAGNHQRIRQFLSTALACTGGIGLILATSLLLFRDQLTGWFLSGEDAAIVAEAGRLAYAIWPVFLVNGINVILSCYLTAIHQPTPSAIVATLRGLILPACFLLGLAHLFDQAVFRDRFSQWSFLWALPLAEWITFIVAITLCLRRRPDRFEPALPLQPVED from the coding sequence ATGTCCTCCGAGAAAAATCGCGCGCTGACCGGTGCGGTGCTGCCCACGTTCTTCTACTACGCCATCCCCTCGATGGTGGGACTCATCGCGCTCACCACCATGAGCCTGGTCGATGGCATGTTCGTCGGCAATTTCGTGGGTTCAGAGGCACTTGCCTCGGTGAACCTTCTTGTCCCGCTCCTCACCGTGCTCTACGCCCTCGCCCTGATGTTTTCCATCGGCGGATCGGTGGGCGCGGGCGCGCACATCGGGGCTGGGGATGCCAGGACGGCTTCTTCGGTGTTCAGCCAGATGCTCATTGCCACCGTCGCGACTACCACGCTTTTCGCCCTCGCCAGCATGGTCTTCGAGCCCTGGCTCTTCCGTTTGCTCAATGTCCCGTCCGAGCTGGTGCCCATGGTTGGCGAATATTTCGGCATCCTCCGTTGGGCACTCGTCGTGCAGCTCACCACGATGGTGCTCTACTACTTCGTGCGCGCGGACGGCCATCCGATTCTCGCCACGGTCTCGCTGCTCATCGGTTCGCTGGGAAATATTGGCCTCGATCTGCTTTTCGTCTGGCAGTGGAAGTGGGGCCTTGCCGGAGCTGCGTGGTCTACTGTCATCGCCCAGCTGGTGCAGGCAGCGGTACTTTGCACTTATTTCTCCAGCCGTAGGCGGACTCTGCACTTTGTCTGGCGGCAGAGCCAGTGGTCCCATCTCTTCCGGGCCTGCTACAACGGCGTCTCAGAATTCATCAACGAAATCTCTGCCGGCGTCATCATCTGGGTACTGAACTTCCTGCTCATCGCCCGCCTTGGGGTTGATGGCGTCGCGGCTTTCAGCGTCGTCAGCTATTTCATCTATCTCAGCCTCATGCTGACCTACGGGATCGCCGACGCGCTCCACCTGCTTGTGAGTCAGAATTACGGGGCGGGAAACCACCAGCGCATCAGGCAGTTCCTCTCCACAGCTTTGGCATGCACCGGGGGCATCGGGCTCATCCTTGCCACCTCCCTCTTGTTGTTCCGTGACCAGCTCACCGGCTGGTTCCTTAGCGGCGAGGACGCCGCCATCGTCGCCGAGGCGGGGCGCCTTGCTTACGCGATCTGGCCGGTGTTTCTCGTCAACGGGATCAACGTCATTTTGAGTTGCTACCTCACTGCCATCCACCAACCGACACCGTCGGCCATCGTCGCGACTCTACGCGGTCTTATCTTGCCCGCCTGCTTCCTCCTGGGCCTCGCCCACCTCTTCGATCAGGCGGTGTTCCGAGACAGATTCTCGCAGTGGTCCTTCCTCTGGGCTCTGCCACTCGCCGAATGGATCACCTTCATAGTAGCCATCACCCTTTGCCTCCGCCGTCGCCCCGACCGATTCGAACCTGCACTCCCGCTCCAACCCGTCGAGGACTGA
- a CDS encoding DUF6005 family protein translates to MKTREQIVESIYQTLASNMPHINLSGFQSDARLREDLGLDSADTLELLVSLEVKYDLSLPESAIMDKDFSTVRAVAKLFFDAQPRPNPSKLLEYEEDIKLHCFVSCLSEVIKRFDFDQRTLYFGVWDSQIVVTEKCQISYHSERISHQFFLDWYERLFGIKVEDWFDHDVDREENVRRLVSLVENRTPDQHIMVMLDMHRLPERVNEFNKDPFPHYLMLGPTEKSDIWFVYDPDYRWEGVTTKERLLHAARHPSVGGGYVFSDKNAHEPHPADIRAYFEHCMLLDRHLMTDAMREIVEAHLGGCDKNGDELPLSNLRSAFDEVPILSIRKYSYEHGFAFFWRELELEEAEFDHWCEVIDELAKTCTLIQFHAIKLATTGDRRIGDKIFELLDKQVERENRIKARMQEVFEIWCERSFSRDEAPLAELEAVR, encoded by the coding sequence ATGAAAACGAGAGAACAAATCGTCGAGAGTATCTATCAGACGCTCGCGAGCAACATGCCCCACATCAACCTGAGCGGCTTCCAAAGCGACGCGCGGCTGCGCGAGGACCTCGGACTTGACTCGGCTGACACGCTCGAGCTCCTCGTCAGCCTGGAGGTGAAGTATGACCTCTCCCTGCCCGAGTCTGCCATCATGGACAAGGACTTCTCTACGGTGCGCGCGGTGGCCAAACTTTTTTTCGACGCCCAGCCGCGCCCCAATCCATCGAAGCTGCTGGAGTATGAGGAGGACATCAAGCTCCACTGCTTCGTCAGTTGCCTCAGCGAAGTCATCAAGCGCTTCGATTTCGACCAGCGCACCTTGTACTTTGGTGTCTGGGATTCGCAAATCGTCGTCACTGAGAAGTGCCAGATCTCCTACCACAGCGAGCGGATCAGCCATCAGTTCTTCCTCGACTGGTATGAAAGGCTCTTCGGCATCAAGGTCGAGGACTGGTTCGACCACGATGTCGACCGCGAGGAAAACGTCCGCCGGCTCGTCTCGCTCGTCGAGAACCGCACGCCAGACCAGCACATCATGGTGATGCTTGATATGCACCGTCTTCCCGAGCGCGTGAACGAGTTCAACAAGGATCCTTTCCCGCACTACCTGATGCTGGGACCGACCGAGAAGTCTGACATCTGGTTCGTGTACGATCCCGACTACCGCTGGGAGGGTGTCACCACCAAAGAGCGGCTCCTCCACGCAGCACGTCATCCTTCCGTGGGGGGCGGTTACGTCTTTTCAGACAAGAACGCGCACGAACCGCATCCCGCCGACATCCGGGCCTACTTCGAGCACTGCATGCTCCTTGATCGCCATCTCATGACCGATGCGATGCGCGAGATCGTCGAGGCCCATCTCGGAGGCTGTGACAAGAATGGTGACGAACTGCCGCTCTCCAACCTGCGAAGCGCCTTCGACGAGGTGCCCATCCTTTCCATCCGCAAGTACTCCTACGAGCACGGCTTCGCATTCTTCTGGCGCGAGTTGGAGCTGGAGGAGGCTGAGTTCGACCACTGGTGCGAGGTCATCGACGAGCTGGCAAAGACTTGCACCCTCATCCAATTCCACGCCATCAAGCTGGCCACCACTGGTGACCGCCGCATTGGCGACAAGATCTTCGAACTGCTCGACAAGCAGGTGGAACGCGAGAACCGCATCAAGGCGCGGATGCAGGAAGTCTTCGAAATCTGGTGTGAGCGGAGCTTCTCACGGGATGAGGCACCCCTTGCCGAACTGGAGGCCGTACGATGA